The Akkermansia sp. N21116 genome includes a region encoding these proteins:
- a CDS encoding discoidin domain-containing protein produces the protein MIPVSGFSFWKNCLVLLTAGTFATIQADAASVRMEAEQGTLVPGDKGHMPSVVERPDASGGKVIEYFTDGSGIEFLHVGESNKIILDYATCSNGSECFIDIYVNGKLSAPMAYKSTGNWTAPYRKLEIPVYIPEGATVRIVSRRQSINVDAVEFGKEAMLDSIPENMVSLAASKLENGAEVVRDIMSNGGRVACLGTGGASVVFSIAPKEIGQGNTAVIRYGSETESRVSVSVNGGPPVVKTLAATGTRKYGEFIVSGLKPDSANSIQIVRLGDSGVLLDTVTFCHLEPASGPVSLADIPVAGDRKTISLNGIWECTTTSDTASELPYEYDNRIQVPGLWDIAGRDLGSYDGKSLWYRTTVRTGKIPERVTLRINKAQFGTYVYVNGKPVGEYTYIFTPSQFDIAPFLKQDEDNEIVIRLQNKKYQQDNPKSLGHLGFDGERKYYWPGIYDDVSLIVSGNPVVSYLQTAPDIDQGTVYARAFLKNDSASSRITPVTFRVYRLGIMADGVEPAIPELVAEYQVKDVSVPAGKETVVSVPAMALKGYDKGRDVWSPDNPALYKLVVSTSGDTFGQRFGMRTFRFDETTKMPILNGKPHYLRGTNIAFNRFCDDPARKDLPWKDGWARELFREFKKVNFECFRTHTAFLPEKWYEVADETGLMIMDEYPYWQHCDGEHCTAETITPEVRAWMMDRGMHPSVIVWDVQNESFQPWLIDVLNTCRGIDLQKRPGDCGWGHNTCKTDMKESHPYFYSEPDFTLGYMNCISPVPWTFGNKSEDLPLVINEYGWNWLNREGDPTELGKRSYDFIMPGSSREERLAYQADSLAELTEFWRVGGKCVGILQFCGLSYSLPNQDGATSDILQPDIAKPRIRPYLAQRLRDAFSPVCLVIGDYTEEVLRGKTMTIPVTVINDSSESVDKLDVRVRLFQGDKVFFDTVRNYSVAPASRETQEFSVLVPGKETAPGEVLKLVAEYVRQGETVQSIRNWKVLDRVAGLAFRKPATASSFHHGTYYRMFQAPNVNDGASNTRWQSGKDDKAPWVMIDLGEKQDLARVLLDWSEVLGKKYYPEQYAIQVSDDGTGFRTIYEGKASDSGLQIIDVDGSGRYVRMLVTGKMPAGVCALWEMDVWAK, from the coding sequence ATGATACCAGTGTCCGGATTCTCTTTTTGGAAAAATTGTCTCGTCCTGTTGACAGCAGGTACCTTTGCAACCATTCAGGCGGATGCTGCTTCTGTCCGCATGGAAGCCGAACAAGGAACACTGGTACCCGGTGACAAAGGGCATATGCCTTCCGTTGTCGAAAGGCCGGATGCTTCCGGCGGTAAGGTCATAGAATATTTTACGGATGGTTCGGGAATCGAATTCCTACATGTCGGCGAGTCGAATAAAATCATACTTGATTATGCGACTTGTTCCAATGGCTCCGAATGTTTCATCGATATTTACGTCAATGGAAAACTGTCTGCCCCAATGGCATATAAATCCACCGGCAACTGGACGGCTCCATACCGGAAGCTTGAAATTCCCGTGTATATACCTGAGGGAGCGACGGTGAGGATCGTTTCCCGTCGCCAGTCGATCAATGTAGATGCTGTTGAATTTGGCAAAGAAGCCATGCTGGATTCTATTCCGGAGAACATGGTGTCTCTTGCCGCTTCCAAACTTGAAAACGGTGCGGAAGTTGTCCGGGACATCATGTCCAATGGAGGACGTGTTGCCTGTCTGGGAACCGGCGGAGCTTCCGTAGTTTTTTCTATCGCTCCGAAAGAGATAGGGCAGGGGAATACAGCTGTTATACGTTACGGATCGGAAACCGAATCACGGGTATCCGTCTCCGTAAACGGGGGTCCTCCTGTCGTTAAAACGCTTGCTGCGACAGGAACCCGAAAATACGGAGAATTTATCGTGAGCGGATTGAAGCCGGATAGTGCTAATTCCATTCAAATCGTCCGTCTGGGAGATTCTGGCGTGCTGCTTGATACGGTGACGTTCTGTCATTTGGAACCGGCATCGGGTCCGGTCTCTTTGGCGGACATTCCCGTTGCCGGAGACCGGAAAACCATATCTTTGAATGGTATCTGGGAATGTACGACGACATCTGATACGGCATCCGAACTTCCTTATGAATACGACAACCGTATCCAGGTTCCCGGTCTTTGGGATATTGCCGGCAGGGATTTGGGCAGTTACGACGGGAAATCTCTGTGGTATCGTACGACCGTACGCACTGGAAAAATCCCGGAACGCGTTACGCTGCGTATCAACAAGGCACAATTCGGTACTTATGTATACGTAAATGGGAAACCTGTGGGAGAATATACATACATTTTCACTCCGTCACAGTTTGATATAGCACCATTTTTGAAACAGGATGAAGACAACGAAATCGTAATACGGCTGCAAAACAAAAAGTATCAGCAAGACAATCCCAAATCTCTTGGTCACTTGGGCTTTGATGGAGAACGCAAGTATTACTGGCCGGGAATTTATGACGATGTATCCCTGATTGTGAGCGGTAATCCTGTGGTGTCCTATCTTCAAACGGCACCTGATATCGATCAGGGAACCGTCTACGCGCGAGCTTTTCTGAAAAATGATTCCGCTTCATCCAGAATAACTCCCGTTACCTTCCGCGTGTATCGATTGGGCATCATGGCCGATGGCGTAGAACCTGCAATCCCGGAACTTGTAGCCGAATATCAAGTTAAGGATGTTTCCGTCCCGGCGGGGAAAGAAACGGTTGTCAGTGTCCCGGCAATGGCGTTGAAGGGATATGACAAGGGCAGGGACGTATGGAGTCCGGATAATCCGGCCCTGTATAAACTTGTCGTATCTACGTCCGGCGATACGTTCGGCCAGCGTTTTGGAATGCGTACTTTCCGTTTCGACGAAACGACGAAGATGCCCATCCTCAATGGGAAACCTCATTATCTGCGTGGAACCAATATTGCTTTCAACCGTTTTTGCGACGATCCTGCGAGGAAAGATTTGCCTTGGAAAGATGGCTGGGCCCGCGAATTGTTCCGCGAATTCAAGAAAGTCAATTTCGAATGCTTCCGGACGCATACGGCATTCCTGCCCGAAAAATGGTATGAGGTTGCCGATGAAACGGGGCTGATGATCATGGACGAATATCCCTATTGGCAGCATTGTGACGGGGAACACTGTACGGCGGAAACCATAACACCGGAAGTCCGTGCCTGGATGATGGACCGGGGCATGCATCCCAGCGTCATTGTTTGGGATGTCCAAAACGAATCGTTTCAGCCGTGGCTGATTGACGTCCTGAATACCTGCCGCGGCATTGATCTCCAAAAGCGTCCGGGCGATTGCGGCTGGGGACACAATACCTGCAAAACGGATATGAAGGAGTCTCACCCATACTTCTACAGTGAACCGGATTTTACCCTCGGCTACATGAACTGTATTTCCCCCGTGCCGTGGACTTTTGGCAACAAGAGCGAGGACCTGCCGCTCGTCATCAATGAATACGGCTGGAATTGGCTGAATAGGGAAGGAGATCCCACCGAACTCGGAAAAAGGAGCTATGATTTCATCATGCCCGGTTCTTCGCGTGAAGAAAGGCTGGCCTACCAGGCCGATTCATTGGCGGAACTCACAGAATTCTGGAGAGTGGGGGGCAAATGCGTCGGGATTCTCCAATTTTGCGGGCTGAGTTATTCCCTTCCCAATCAGGATGGAGCTACAAGCGACATTTTGCAGCCCGACATTGCAAAGCCTCGTATCAGGCCCTATCTCGCCCAGCGTCTCAGAGATGCTTTTAGCCCTGTGTGCCTTGTTATCGGCGACTATACGGAAGAGGTACTTCGCGGAAAAACAATGACTATTCCCGTAACTGTTATCAATGATTCGTCGGAAAGCGTGGACAAGCTGGATGTCCGCGTGCGTCTGTTTCAGGGGGATAAGGTGTTTTTCGACACAGTCAGGAACTATTCTGTTGCCCCTGCCTCTCGTGAGACACAGGAATTTTCCGTGCTTGTTCCCGGCAAAGAGACTGCTCCCGGTGAGGTTTTGAAACTGGTGGCGGAATATGTCCGGCAGGGAGAAACTGTCCAAAGCATTCGTAACTGGAAGGTGCTCGACCGTGTCGCCGGATTGGCCTTCCGGAAGCCTGCAACGGCAAGTTCTTTCCACCACGGTACGTATTACCGCATGTTCCAGGCTCCCAATGTCAATGACGGAGCGTCGAATACCCGCTGGCAGAGCGGCAAGGACGATAAGGCTCCTTGGGTAATGATCGATTTGGGTGAAAAACAGGATTTAGCCCGTGTCCTGCTTGATTGGAGCGAAGTGCTCGGGAAAAAATATTATCCGGAACAATATGCGATCCAGGTATCCGACGATGGTACAGGCTTCCGGACCATTTACGAAGGTAAGGCTTCGGATTCCGGTCTCCAGATCATCGATGTTGATGGATCCGGTCGTTATGTCCGCATGCTGGTTACCGGCAAGATGCCTGCAGGAGTTTGCGCCCTTTGGGAAATGGACGTATGGGCCAAGTGA
- the xylE gene encoding D-xylose transporter XylE: MNTESRHLYIFSITLVAALGGLLFGYDTAVISGTTSAIDNFFIKPLISNPEKAIAVIGDYKSIVSLCFVMVVAILGGFLTKLYGQKKGGIWTGIVATVAALIWYREFWNSSEELTANMASAIKGFTISSALIGCIGGGALGGIVGQTLGRRKGLILASVLFAVSSVGSALPDLMNYFGLQDISSLIIYRILGGIGVGLASMLSPIYIAEIAPAPIRGRLVGFNQFAIIFGMLVVYFANYFIALQGDVQWLYSIGWRWMFASEIIPCILFFVLLFFVPESPRYLVYRGKIGQAKQIIDRLNPQEERKRELDSIRESLKEKKVPWNTFGMGVLLAGILISFFQQAIGINVVLYYAPEIFRSLGLGTDASLMQTIIVGAVNLLFTTIAIFTVDRFGRKPLMILGALGMCVCMILLSLIFYTSSNGMASLACMLAYTAFFALSWGPVAWVLLSEIFPNSIRGALSIAIAIQWLSNFAVSWTFPIMNENATLTALFHHGFSYFIYGVMGLFAAIYVWKFIPETKGKTLEDIEHLWRRHK; encoded by the coding sequence ATGAATACGGAATCCCGCCATCTCTACATCTTCTCCATCACATTGGTTGCCGCTTTGGGAGGCCTATTGTTCGGATACGATACGGCAGTCATTTCCGGAACTACTTCGGCAATCGACAACTTCTTTATCAAACCCCTGATATCCAATCCGGAAAAGGCAATAGCAGTCATCGGAGACTACAAATCCATCGTCAGTCTGTGCTTCGTCATGGTAGTTGCCATCCTCGGCGGTTTTCTGACCAAACTATACGGACAAAAGAAAGGTGGAATCTGGACGGGTATTGTCGCAACAGTTGCCGCCCTGATCTGGTACCGGGAATTCTGGAATTCCTCAGAAGAGTTGACTGCCAATATGGCTAGTGCCATCAAGGGATTTACAATTTCCAGCGCCTTGATCGGCTGTATCGGAGGAGGGGCTCTCGGTGGCATCGTCGGGCAAACGCTGGGACGCAGGAAGGGATTAATACTCGCATCCGTTCTATTTGCCGTATCGTCCGTCGGTTCCGCTCTGCCGGATCTCATGAACTACTTTGGACTTCAGGATATCAGTTCTCTGATCATCTACAGGATTCTCGGAGGTATCGGTGTTGGACTGGCATCAATGCTCTCTCCGATCTATATTGCAGAAATTGCACCAGCTCCCATTCGGGGGAGGCTGGTAGGATTCAATCAGTTCGCCATTATTTTCGGCATGCTGGTCGTTTATTTTGCCAATTACTTCATCGCTCTGCAAGGAGATGTCCAATGGCTCTATTCAATTGGCTGGCGGTGGATGTTTGCCTCAGAAATTATCCCTTGCATCCTGTTTTTCGTTCTCCTGTTCTTTGTTCCGGAATCGCCCCGGTACCTCGTGTATCGCGGCAAAATCGGCCAAGCCAAACAAATCATTGACCGCCTTAATCCGCAGGAAGAAAGAAAACGGGAACTGGACAGCATTCGTGAATCACTGAAAGAAAAGAAAGTGCCATGGAATACGTTCGGAATGGGAGTCCTCCTTGCCGGGATTCTCATCTCTTTTTTCCAACAGGCTATAGGCATTAATGTCGTACTCTATTATGCCCCCGAAATTTTTCGTTCTCTCGGACTGGGTACGGATGCATCCCTGATGCAAACAATTATTGTCGGAGCCGTTAATTTACTTTTCACCACAATCGCCATTTTCACCGTAGACCGCTTCGGACGTAAACCGCTGATGATTCTGGGAGCACTTGGCATGTGTGTATGTATGATCTTGCTCTCCCTGATATTTTACACCAGTTCGAACGGTATGGCCTCCCTGGCATGCATGCTTGCCTATACTGCCTTTTTCGCTTTATCGTGGGGTCCGGTCGCGTGGGTTCTGCTCTCGGAAATCTTTCCGAACAGCATCCGAGGAGCTCTTTCTATTGCCATTGCCATCCAATGGCTTTCCAATTTTGCTGTTTCGTGGACGTTCCCTATCATGAATGAAAACGCAACGTTAACGGCTCTTTTCCATCACGGTTTTTCCTACTTCATCTACGGAGTTATGGGATTATTTGCCGCCATCTACGTTTGGAAATTCATCCCGGAAACTAAAGGTAAAACCCTGGAAGACATTGAGCATCTCTGGCGACGGCATAAATAA